The segment ACAGAAGGCAAAGGCAGGTTATCAAATGGGTATGAATGGGAGATGAAACCGGATTTTCGGTCTTATCTGAAGGTTCGGTTGTCAGATAGCGAGTTTGTCCGTATCGTTGAAGATCTGATGATTCAACCACCGAGAAGATAATCTCATAAGCGCGTCTACATGAACAGTTTATGAAATTCACGTTTTGATGGATTCCTCCAACCCTTTAGGAGCTAATTCCCCAATGGAACTTTCCAAAACATCGAGTGTTTCGGTGGGTATATGCTGAGCCGTTGGCGGAAGTGGTGTATCAAAGTAGTAGTCAGGATCGGTTTTCTGTCGTCTCCAGGTTTCGCGCATTTCTCGCCAAGCCTCTAAAAGCGTGCGCGGTTCAGGCATATCCTCGGCAATTAGATGATGCAATTTTTTCAAATTGTAGCAGGGCACTCCCGCAAACATGTGATGTTCTGTGTGCCAATTCATACGCCAATACAAAAACTCTGCCAAGGGGTTGAGTGTAATTGACCGCGTGCACTTACGGAAGTCAGGATCGTTTTCTTTCAAACCACAATGTTGGGGGAGAGAAACGGCGTAGGATCCCCAGTTAGCAATAAAGGCACTGGCAGTGATGATGAGCGGGAAAACCCAATAACCTGTGGCGAGCGAAACGATAAGCAATGTGCCATGAAAAAGGAGTAGAATCCGGGACCACCACATCGAATTTTTATGTTCTTCGGGTTGGTCGACGTGTAATGACGCCAGCCACTCCTGACTTGGGATTTCTGGTGGACCTTCTTTGCCAAAGGCACTACGGATGGTGCAGATAACCGCAGCAATGAGCCCGCCTTTGCTAAAGGTGCGACCGGGTTGCGTGAGCAAATTGAGGGTAAACAGTTGGAGAACGAATAAGGATCCCAACTTGGGTTCAAGTGGCAGAAGGTTTTCGCGATCGCCTTCCGGGTATAACGTGTAACGGTGATGATAGGTATGGCTACTGGCGTAGTCAAAATGATCCCACCAACTGATGAGGCTCAAGAGGTAAAGAAAAAATGTGTTCAGCCACTTGGTCCGAAACACGGTGCCGTGCCCCAATTCATGATTGGCTGTCCCTTTGAAAAAACTGGCGACCGTGCCATGCAAAAATAGGGCAACGAAAAAGCCAAGCCACATCGCTTGTGCCCAAAAGAGGTAGACGACACTACCCGTCAATAGCCAGAGAGCAAGATGCCCGCCTGCCTGAAACCAGCCTTGCGCGTCGCTGCGTTTTGATAGATTCCGTAAGGTTGTGCGATCTATTTTGCTCCGGTACCATTTTACATAGAGTGTCTTTCGGACTTCAGCAAGGGGTTGATACGTCATTTGAGTGTCCTCTTGATATTTAGCATGTTTCGAAATTCTCAAAAGGAAGTGGTAGTTGCTCAGCAGCATTCTGATTTCCAACAGAGGCAGATTCCTCAATTTTGCCAAAGATATGTTTCGCAATCACCTCTGCGCCATTAACAGGATCAAGGCTATAACCGCCCAACGCAATGAGTACAGCATTACCCGTCGGAGGGTTATCAAGGAAGTTTGGGTTAACAACAAAAAGTGGTAGATTTAGATCAAGTGCCGTTTTTGCAGTATTAAAGGTCCCACTCATTTTTCCTTGAGTGTCCCGCTCAGATCCCGATTCAATAACGACAACCGCCTTAGAGAGGGCACACACGAGTTGATTTCGCGCCATCGCATTCCACGCTTGCCATTTGGTATCCGGGTCAAATTGTGAAACCACAAGTACATCTCGATCCCAATTAAATTTTTTAAAGGCATTTTTCTGACGCAACTGATTGATACCATTGGGAAGTACAAGTGTCGTTGTTCCTTCAGTTTCTAACGCACCTAAGTGTGCCTCCGAGTCAACACCTGTGGCATATCCCGATACGATATTTATTCCCTGACCTACAAGTTCACGAGCCAGATTTCTTGTGATACGAATTCCTTTATCCGATACGTTCCGTGCCCCTACGATTGAGACATTATCTGACATGAGGCGTTTTAGCTGCCCTTTAACAAATAGGATCGGTGCAATTTCAAGGAGATGCGGCGGGAAATCTGGGTGCCCCGGATAAATAATACTGACCCCGTGTCTTTTGATATCCTCATACGCCTCAGACACCTCGTCCCCATCCGCTGTGTGAATCTTATCCTTAAGGATTTTGGCTAATTCCGGGAATTGTGCTGAGAGATCGCGTTGGCTGCGTGGCAGCATTTCTGGATTTAGGTTTTCTGCCTCTAATATCTTAGCAACTGAAGCCAGAATTTTGGGACCTATGCCGTGCGTTTTAAAGAGTTGGAACCAGAAATAGTCTCTGTTGATGTTCATTTTTTGCTCCCGGTCTGTCCACTCTTGTCCTATAACCTCAGACATCTATCCGATACACGCGAGCGGCGGTGTCGTGGAATAGCGATGCGCGTTCATCGTCCGAATAGCCAGATGACAACCGCTTGAACGCATTATACATCACGTTGTAAGAGAACGAAACCTTATCAACGGGAAAGTTGCTTTCAAACATGCACCGTTCCGGACCGAACTGCTCGATACAGTAATTCATGAAGGGTGCCATAGACTCGGCCAACTCTTCAGATCCGATCGGTTGTTCCCGTTCATGCCAATCGAAACCGGTGCGTGGCATTCCGATGCCGCCGAGTTTCATGTGAACGTTCGGACACACCGCGACTGCGGCGATACCGTCCCGCCAATTTGCCAACACTTCATCATCTCGACCGCCGTAAGGACCGTCCCGTAACAAACCGCCGATATGGTTTGAGATAATTGTCAGATCGGGTACTGCTCTGGCGAAATCAGCGAGTTCAGAAAGTTGTGGGGCGTACATCCATGCCTCAAAAGACATTCCCAGGCTTGCCAGCACGCGTGCCCCTGCACGAAAGTTCTCACGCGTCAGTTGTCTTTCTGTTCTGTAAGCGGAAGCTCCTGCTATTTCAGGATGCGGATCCCAAGTGACGGAATGGCGGATCCCCCGAAACCGATTCGGACTCGCGGCTTGCAAGGCTTCCAGAACCGGCTCGACGCGTTCACCCAAGTTCAAGTTCGCGTGCCCGACGATCGCTGCGGCAGCACGACTCTCGCCATACAAACCACTCGCGCTCGCAGCTGCGAGTCCTTGCACAAATTCAACTTCACCGACGGGACGTAGCGCCTCAGGTCCATCGGCTCGGTACATTGCTCTCGCCTCAACAAACACGGTAGAACGCACGTTGTGTCCGCTGTCAATATCTGCGATCAACTCGTGAAGTAGATACCGTTGATAAGGGATACGCTCGGTTCGGAAATCCCAAAAATGGTGATGCGGGTCACAGATCGGCATCTCCGGTTCCAGTGTCGGCTCCTCAGTTAGAGCGAGCCAGTCATTGTCTCCATAAGGCATTATGAATATCTCCATCTCTATCGCTAAT is part of the Candidatus Poribacteria bacterium genome and harbors:
- a CDS encoding fatty acid desaturase; the protein is MTYQPLAEVRKTLYVKWYRSKIDRTTLRNLSKRSDAQGWFQAGGHLALWLLTGSVVYLFWAQAMWLGFFVALFLHGTVASFFKGTANHELGHGTVFRTKWLNTFFLYLLSLISWWDHFDYASSHTYHHRYTLYPEGDRENLLPLEPKLGSLFVLQLFTLNLLTQPGRTFSKGGLIAAVICTIRSAFGKEGPPEIPSQEWLASLHVDQPEEHKNSMWWSRILLLFHGTLLIVSLATGYWVFPLIITASAFIANWGSYAVSLPQHCGLKENDPDFRKCTRSITLNPLAEFLYWRMNWHTEHHMFAGVPCYNLKKLHHLIAEDMPEPRTLLEAWREMRETWRRQKTDPDYYFDTPLPPTAQHIPTETLDVLESSIGELAPKGLEESIKT
- a CDS encoding amidohydrolase family protein, with amino-acid sequence MPYGDNDWLALTEEPTLEPEMPICDPHHHFWDFRTERIPYQRYLLHELIADIDSGHNVRSTVFVEARAMYRADGPEALRPVGEVEFVQGLAAASASGLYGESRAAAAIVGHANLNLGERVEPVLEALQAASPNRFRGIRHSVTWDPHPEIAGASAYRTERQLTRENFRAGARVLASLGMSFEAWMYAPQLSELADFARAVPDLTIISNHIGGLLRDGPYGGRDDEVLANWRDGIAAVAVCPNVHMKLGGIGMPRTGFDWHEREQPIGSEELAESMAPFMNYCIEQFGPERCMFESNFPVDKVSFSYNVMYNAFKRLSSGYSDDERASLFHDTAARVYRIDV